CACGAGCAGCACCGGAATGTGCGGCACGCGCCGCTGCAAGGCGGTGACGACATCGTGCCAGGCGGCCGCCCCCGGCGAGGTGACGACGCCAATGCCGCGCGGCAGCGCCGGCAGGCTGCGCTTGCGCGCGGCGTCGAACAGGCCCTCGGCTTCGAGCTGGGCTTTGAGGCGCACAAACTGCTCGAACAGCGCGCCCTGGCCGGCGCGCTCCAGGCGCTCGACGATGAGCTGCAGATCGCCGCGCTGCGGATAGACATCGAGCCGCCCGTGCAGCTGCACCAGCTCGCCATCGCGCGGCACAAAATCAAGGCCGCTGGCGGCGCGCTTGAACATGGCGCAGCGCAGCTGGCCCTGCGCGTCCTTGAGCGAAAAATAGCAATGCCCGCTGGCCGCGCGTGCAAAGCCCGAAATCTCGCCACGCACCAGCACCGGGTTGAAGCGCGCCTGCAGCGCGTCGCCCACCGCCTGGCACAGCGCGCCCACGGCCCACACGGGCCGCGCCAGGCCTGGGTTTGCGGCCTCAGGCATGGGCTACCCCCGCCGGGATACTCCACAGTGCCGACGCCCGCTGCAGCCAGGGCGCACGCCCCCCGCGCAGCGCCAGCAAATAGGTGCAAGTTGTTGATTTCACGGTGTTTTTTGCTGAGCGTTTTTTCATCAATCTGTCCAAAGCCTGATTTGGCGCGGCTTTGCGGGCTCTATCCCTACAGTCATCCACAAAGTTATCCACAGGTTCTGTGGGTTCTGCTGCGGCGCTGGCCCCGGTCTGCAACCGTCTGCAACCGTGGCTGCCGCCAGGGCGCCGGGGCAGCGTGCTGGGCGATAATCGCCCGTTGCCCTCATTCGTGCGGAGAGAGAATTTTGCTGTCGATCATACAAGCCGCAGGCTGGCCGATTTGGCCCCTGGTTGCCTGCTCCGTCCTGGCGCTGGCGCTCGTCGCCGAGCGTTTTCTGGCCCTGAAAACGGCGCGCGTTGCGCCCCCGAAACTGCTCGACGAGGCCATTGCCGTCTCCAGCAAGGGCCTGCCCACGCCCGACACCGTGAACCAGCTGGCGCAGAACTCGGCCCTGGGCGAGGTGCTTGCCAGCGGCCTGCGCGCCCTCATCGCCCAGCCGCAAAGCTCCGAGGCTGAGCTGCGCGCCGCCATGGAGAGCGCCGGGCGCAGCGTGGCGCACCGCCTGGAAAAATACCTCAACGCCCTGGCCACCATCGCCTCGGCGGCGCCGCTGCTGGGCCTTTTGGGCACCGTCATCGGCATGATCGAAATTTTTGGTTCGCAAGGCGGCACCAGCACCGGCGGCAACCCGGCGCAGCTCGCGCACGGCATTTCCGTGGCGCTCTACAACACCGCCTTCGGTCTGATCGTCGCCATCCCGGCGCTGATCTTCTGGCGCTACTTCCGCAGCCGCGTCGATGAGTACCTGCTGACACTCGAACTCGCCGCCGAGCAGTTCGTGCGCCACCTGGGCCGCGTGCGCAAGTAAAAGGCCCGGCCCCGCCATGAACTTTCGCCCCCGCACCAAGGA
This DNA window, taken from Acidovorax sp. HDW3, encodes the following:
- a CDS encoding MotA/TolQ/ExbB proton channel family protein, encoding MLSIIQAAGWPIWPLVACSVLALALVAERFLALKTARVAPPKLLDEAIAVSSKGLPTPDTVNQLAQNSALGEVLASGLRALIAQPQSSEAELRAAMESAGRSVAHRLEKYLNALATIASAAPLLGLLGTVIGMIEIFGSQGGTSTGGNPAQLAHGISVALYNTAFGLIVAIPALIFWRYFRSRVDEYLLTLELAAEQFVRHLGRVRK